In Myotis daubentonii chromosome 11, mMyoDau2.1, whole genome shotgun sequence, the genomic window taatcactatgctttaatgatgttcaatgtgtcacaatgaaattgggggtcaccacaacatgaggaactgtatgaaagggtcgtggcgttaggcagagaaccactggtctagaggcagAGATGCGATTTGAACCCAGGCGGACTTTCCTTTTGACTGAGGCTACAGCCTCTAGCAGATGTTAGATTATCCTGTTGGTGGTATACTTTGTGCTTTTCCACCCGCTTCTCGTCCTACAAATAATAATATTTGGCCGGGTGCATGGCCGCCAATAAAGAGCACATTTCCCACAGCGAATGGTGGCCAGTGGGATATGTGCAAAAGTGATCATCTACCAGCCTGTCCCCCCAAAAGCAGGAGGGGGGCAGGCCCAGAAAGCTGGGTGAGGGGTGGAACCTGGACCAGAGAATGACAGCCACACCACCAGGCCACATCCCCCCTCTGGACTGCTAAATGTTCAAGAAGTCAACTTGGCATGGGGGCTCGACCTGCCCCTTCCTAGGCCCATGAGTTTGTTATGATTAAGGTAGCAGACCCGTGGCCACCCGTCACCATATGGCAGAGCCAGACTCTGAACCCAATCCTTCACCCCACCTCCCGTTTTCCCACACTTGGTTCCAGGACACTGGCaggcgggcagggctgggaaggTCAGCAGATGCCCCTCGGGGAAACATCTCTGCAAAACCCTGGCTCTGCTCGCGGGCTCCTCGAGTCCGAGGTGACAGCCCTTGGAAACACAGGCCGCAGGAGCAGGCCCGCACTCCCACTTGGAGGCAAGCAGCGGCCTGTCAGACGTGGCAGTAGCTCCAGCAGCAACGTGACACTTGAGGCCGAAGCTAAGGGCAAACCCGCCCCTTCGCCCCCGCGGGACCTCCTCCGGCGCAGATCTGAACGGCGCCGCCTGGACGGGTGGGTGCCGGCCGGGCCAGCCTTGGTGCGCGCACAGGAGGGACCGGTGGCCTCCGGACTAACGCCTGGTCTCCACGGGAAACCCAGCTCCCAGGGCCGGGGGAACGCGCCcggtagggagggagggacctaGGAGAAGGGGCGcgtccaggaggggaggggcgagAGGGCCAGGTGCCCGGAAGGGGCGGGGCGCAGAAGGGGGCGCGTCCCGGAGGGGAGGGGCGAGAGGGCCAGGTGCCCGGAAGGGGCGGGGCGAGGAAGGCTGGCGCCCTGGGGGCGGGGTTGAAGGTTGGGCGGAGCCTCGCCTGGGCGGGATGAGGGCGGACCCGAGGAGGGGCCCCCAGGATGGGCCCGCGCACGTCCGGCCGCAGGAGGGCGCCCGAGAGGCCGGCCTGCGCCCGGCGCTACAAATGCAATGCTTTATTGACACCGAGTGGGTCCGGTCCAGCCGGCCCTCGGCCGGGAGAGGCCACGTGCGCGGGGGCCGCCGGGCGCATCGAGTCCTGAGAGGGCCGGGTCAGGCCGGGCGCAAAGGTCCCGTGGCAGAGGTCAGCCACCGGGGAGAAGGCGGAGCGGGTCAGCTCCCGGGGATCAGGCCGGGGTCCGCACTGCTGCAGCTCTGCTCATAGGACGGCGGGGCCTCTGCGGGGAGAGAGAAGTCAGCGTGGGGCCCGTGCACCTCCGTCCccggccccaggccctcactcaCCGCAGGGGTGGGCCCACAAGCTGTACTCCGGGGGCAGGATCAAGGTGCTGGTGGTGGGCACCGGCCCTCCAGCCCCGTCTGCGAAGTAGGGCACAGCGGCACCTGTGGAGACGCAcaaggcagggggcagagggcgtGAGGCGGGGCTGCCGCCCGGGGGTCGGGGTTCGGGGGCGCCAGGCCCTGCACCGAGGGCGGCAGGTGGCCGCAGCTGCAAGTGGCACTTGGCGAGGAGGGAGACAGGGTCTGCCAAGTGGGGTTGGCCGGCCgtggcctcagcctcagcctcctcctggggCGGGGCCGAGGGCACCACCAAGGACTGAGCCCCAGGAGGCGGCCCGGGGCCTGGCTGCGGACTTGGCGGGGCTGGGTTCACAGCGATATGGCCGACGAAGACCGGGAGGGTCACGGAGGCTTCGGGCACCTTCAGGGAGACCTGTGAGGGACGGGTGGTGAGGGTCCAGACAccgggccccctccccacccccaccccccactccccgccgcCCCAGCCCCAGTACCTGCAGGTAGTAGTCCACGTGGATGAGGCTGCAGCCCGGGAGGGCCGACTGGGGCAGGGCGGGCACCAGGatctgctcctgccactgcgtCCGCCTCCAGGCCTTGACTCCGGCACCCTCCACATCCGCGATGGCCCGCACGTCATAGATCCAGCGCTTGGCCTTATAGGACACTTTCTGGGGAAGGGCCAGCTTGTGAGCTGGGGCAGGCCAGTGACCTACCCTCCACCCTCCCATGGGGACCCTGACCTGCAGCAGACTGGCCACCACCGGGCCGGTGTCCTTGCCCGACTGGTTATCGATGTCGGCCTGCAGCCGCAGCACCTGCCCTACCACGTAGCCACGGAGGTCGGTGCTGGCGGTGAGCACCACGCTGCCCGTCTTCACCAGCTTGTAGGAGAACTTCTTGGTGGTGGAGGCCACATTGGGttgcttggggggagggggaggggggagagcgtTGGTGGTGTGGGCAGGCGGGATCCCCGTGGACCCAGGGCGCCACCAGCCCACCCTCACCTCGATGTCCGGGATGCTGTTCAGGTTCAGAGGGCTCAAGATGTAGAACACACAGCTGCACTGGTGATCCTTGGAAAAACGCGGCGTGTCGATGGTGGCCCGCACCTGGTACACGATCTTCCCAAAGGGGCCCTCGAAAGACGTGGGTGCCGTGGCTGGAGAGAGAGCACAGACTGGTACCCAACGGGCGCCCCCTCTCTtctcccccacccactgtcacCACCAGGCCTGGCCAGGCGGGGCGCTCACCAGGAAGCAGGAACTGGAAGGGGAAGCTGTGCTCTCCAGTAGGCAGGCTCCCTGCGGAGACAGCAGGGAGGTGTGGGGCCGGGGCCCTCCGGAGCCCCAGGTGACACCGCAGGGCCCAGGAGAGAAGCAGGCACCACAGCCAAGCAGCTTGCACTGCTCTGGCTGCTGGGGTGCCCGGCCCCCGCGCCCTGCACCCAGCAGCACAGGGccaaggcctgggcagaggatGGGGCCAAGAGCTTGGCTTAAACTACAGGGGCTCAGAGCTGTCCCGGAGGCTGGAGCCCCCCCATCCAGGAGAAGCTGCCCcatcagcagcccagcccagagcctgccAGGGAGAGAGACCCATCAGGGTGCACAGCCCTGCGGGAAGTGGGCCTGTACGGGGTTCCCAGAGGCAGATGGAAAGGGGGTGGACAGGCGGCCGCACCTTTGTCAGCCAGCGACAGAGCGCTGTTGACGTAGCCCTCCTCCGTCACCCACGCCGTGTCGTTGGCCTTGGTGGAGACCCTGCAGGAGCCTGTGCAGCTCACCCGAATCGCTGCAAGAAGGGGGACGGGGTGAGCCCAGCCGccgctggcctggcccctccctgcccccagcacaggcattcaagcagggctggcagcacccccccccccaggtggggCCTGAGAAGCCAGCAAAGGTTTGCTGCCTTTTAGAAGacagctcctgcccctcccccagctgggggTGCTCACAGGGCGCCAGGGTGGCGAGGCGCAAGGGACACCTGTGCTGCTGCCCCCAGGGTCACCCAGAGGACACGCCTGGGCCCACCAGCCTGTGAACACCCGGCTCCCAGAGGGGATGTGTGGGAGGTGAATGCGGAACAGAGGCCCGTGGGGCTGGTGACCGCTGACCCGGCCTTCACGCTCTCACAGGCAGTCAGTTAGACAGGGAAGCACCCTGCGCGCTCCAGGGAGTCAGTGGCTGGCCTCACACCGCAGGAATGTGGTCAGACCCGCCTGGGCAGAAAAGGCACACAATGGCGGGTGGGGCGGCCCTGACTTCCTgggccaggctgcccagcagACTGACTTTCTGCATCCACAGCGGCCAGtcccctcccctactccccagcgGAAGCACCCGGACCAGGAACCCGTGGCAGCCACGGTTCCGTGGTGAGGAACTCGGACGTCTCAGCCCAACACCTATGCTCTGAGCCCGAGAGGGGCAGAGGCACCGAGCAGGTAGAGGGGCAGAAGCTGACCGGCAGGTGGCCCTGCGGCCCCACCCTCCTCTCACGCAGGGCTGAGTCAAGGTCAAAGACCTCAGCATCTCTGGgcagtccctctcccttccctgactCCATGTCAGGTGAGGGGAAGGTGACGCAGAGTCTGACACCTGACTGACAGAGCCCGCCCGGTGTGCCCGGGGCCCGGGCCAGGGGTCAGCCAGGCCAGCTGTGTCCACGTATCCCCAGGCTGGCCCGCCTACTGACAGACTTCCTGTGGGTCACCCTCAGCACACAGCTCCTTCGGGACCCtggctctcccccgcccccatcggCACTGCCAGCCACCAGCCTTCGGCCTCTGTGCCGTCCTGTCTCCCCTCTGGGACCTCAGCCTGCTTTCTAATCCTCGCTCCATCAGCCGAGCCCTCCTGGGTCCAGGCCTGGAAGTGTCCCCACCCTGAAATCTGGGGCCGCAGGGCTCCTGCCGaccctcacagcccaggagcggccaggcaggcagagggcagggtggCGGACCCAGGGAAAAGCCACCCAGCTTGAACCCTCCCGTGGACAGGGCGCGGCCCTGCTTGGTCCCGCTGCCCTGGGGACGCTGGGGTCAACAGAGTATGCCCGAGGGATGCAGTGGTCCCCAG contains:
- the ARRDC1 gene encoding arrestin domain-containing protein 1, which translates into the protein MGRVQLFEIRLSHGRIVYSPGEPLAGAVHVCLGAPLPFRAIRVSCTGSCRVSTKANDTAWVTEEGYVNSALSLADKGSLPTGEHSFPFQFLLPATAPTSFEGPFGKIVYQVRATIDTPRFSKDHQCSCVFYILSPLNLNSIPDIEQPNVASTTKKFSYKLVKTGSVVLTASTDLRGYVVGQVLRLQADIDNQSGKDTGPVVASLLQKVSYKAKRWIYDVRAIADVEGAGVKAWRRTQWQEQILVPALPQSALPGCSLIHVDYYLQVSLKVPEASVTLPVFVGHIAVNPAPPSPQPGPGPPPGAQSLVVPSAPPQEEAEAEATAGQPHLADPVSLLAKCHLQLRPPAALGAGPGAPEPRPPGGSPASRPLPPALCVSTGAAVPYFADGAGGPVPTTSTLILPPEYSLWAHPCEAPPSYEQSCSSADPGLIPGS